A section of the Pseudophryne corroboree isolate aPseCor3 chromosome 11, aPseCor3.hap2, whole genome shotgun sequence genome encodes:
- the BDNF gene encoding brain-derived neurotrophic factor isoform X1: protein MFHQVRRVMTILFLTMVISYFSCMKAAPMKEASVRGQSGLAYPGLRTHGTLESIGGPVSSSRGGGLPSLTDTFEHVIEELLEEEQNIRQSEENKDSDLYSSRVMLSTQVPLEPPLLFLLEEYKNYLDAANMSMRVRRHSDPARRGELSVCDSISEWVTAADKKTAVDMAGQTVTVLEKVPVPKGQLKQYFYETKCNPMGYMKEGCRGIDKRYWNSQCRTTQSYVRALTMDSKKKVGWRFIRIDTSCVCTLTIKRGR from the coding sequence TTCCATCAGGTGAGAAGAGTAATGACCATCCTTTTCCTTACTATGGTTATTTCATACTTCAGTTGCATGAAAGCTGCCCCCATGAAAGAAGCCAGTGTCAGAGGACAAAGTGGCCTGGCGTATCCGGGTCTTCGGACCCACGGTACTCTGGAGAGCATAGGTGGGCCAGTGAGCAGTTCAAGAGGAGGAGGACTTCCATCCCTAACAGATACCTTTGAACATGTCATAGAGGAACTCCTAGAAGAGGAACAAAACATAAGGCAGAGTGAGGAGAACAAGGATTCCGATTTGTATTCATCAAGAGTTATGCTGAGCACTCAAGTGCCTTTGGAGCCTCCTTTGCTTTTCCTTCTCGAGGAGTACAAAAACTACCTGGATGCTGCAAACATGTCTATGAGGGTGCGGCGCCACTCAGACCCAGCCAGACGTGGGGAACTGAGCGTGTGTGACAGTATTAGTGAGTGGGTGACTGCAGCAGACAAGAAAACTGCAGTGGACATGGCGGGGCAAACAGTTACTGTTCTTGAAAAAGTCCCAGTACCCAAGGGTCAACTGAAACAATATTTCTATGAGACCAAATGCAATCCTATGGGCTACATGAAGGAAGGTTGCAGGGGCATCGACAAGAGGTATTGGAACTCGCAATGCCGAACTACCCAGTCTTATGTGCGCGCTCTCACTATGGATAGCAAAAAAAAAGTTGGTTGGCGCTTTATAAGGATAGACACTTCTTGTGTATGTACACTGACCATTAAAAGAGGAAGATAG
- the BDNF gene encoding brain-derived neurotrophic factor isoform X2 — protein sequence MTILFLTMVISYFSCMKAAPMKEASVRGQSGLAYPGLRTHGTLESIGGPVSSSRGGGLPSLTDTFEHVIEELLEEEQNIRQSEENKDSDLYSSRVMLSTQVPLEPPLLFLLEEYKNYLDAANMSMRVRRHSDPARRGELSVCDSISEWVTAADKKTAVDMAGQTVTVLEKVPVPKGQLKQYFYETKCNPMGYMKEGCRGIDKRYWNSQCRTTQSYVRALTMDSKKKVGWRFIRIDTSCVCTLTIKRGR from the coding sequence ATGACCATCCTTTTCCTTACTATGGTTATTTCATACTTCAGTTGCATGAAAGCTGCCCCCATGAAAGAAGCCAGTGTCAGAGGACAAAGTGGCCTGGCGTATCCGGGTCTTCGGACCCACGGTACTCTGGAGAGCATAGGTGGGCCAGTGAGCAGTTCAAGAGGAGGAGGACTTCCATCCCTAACAGATACCTTTGAACATGTCATAGAGGAACTCCTAGAAGAGGAACAAAACATAAGGCAGAGTGAGGAGAACAAGGATTCCGATTTGTATTCATCAAGAGTTATGCTGAGCACTCAAGTGCCTTTGGAGCCTCCTTTGCTTTTCCTTCTCGAGGAGTACAAAAACTACCTGGATGCTGCAAACATGTCTATGAGGGTGCGGCGCCACTCAGACCCAGCCAGACGTGGGGAACTGAGCGTGTGTGACAGTATTAGTGAGTGGGTGACTGCAGCAGACAAGAAAACTGCAGTGGACATGGCGGGGCAAACAGTTACTGTTCTTGAAAAAGTCCCAGTACCCAAGGGTCAACTGAAACAATATTTCTATGAGACCAAATGCAATCCTATGGGCTACATGAAGGAAGGTTGCAGGGGCATCGACAAGAGGTATTGGAACTCGCAATGCCGAACTACCCAGTCTTATGTGCGCGCTCTCACTATGGATAGCAAAAAAAAAGTTGGTTGGCGCTTTATAAGGATAGACACTTCTTGTGTATGTACACTGACCATTAAAAGAGGAAGATAG